In Takifugu flavidus isolate HTHZ2018 chromosome 5, ASM371156v2, whole genome shotgun sequence, the following proteins share a genomic window:
- the LOC130525543 gene encoding solute carrier family 28 member 3-like isoform X2, whose amino-acid sequence MELIEQEELRQRHGKVNEAFISDMQMNNDGVCGKETGEENSKAGHHDKSILEKKMTAFQDYLHQHSDQIILVAKIVLVTAFLVMVIIACVLNLQRALGLLILTLLAVFFYVWDWLMKRYGSWMWEASSSIRCLLSRSWVWMRWVALVSLLVFVVLWLALDTAQRGPRQMVSFLGLLLLIFLMLLFSKHPFKWSWRVLVSGILIQFIIALLIFRTSTGDSALKWAANKVEILFAFEDVGSRFVFGEKFTDHPFVFKVMPVLLFLSSIISVLYYIGFMPWLICKIGYAMQVTMGTTPVESVVAAGTIFLGQAESLILVHPYISRLTLSEIHTLMTVGLAGISGTMLAAYISLGVKATYVLTATVMTAPASLAVGKIFWPETETSQVKDEEDIKTNIETNTTVIEAASTGATSAVGLAVTIVVNLMVFISLISFLDGVLSWFGGLFDFPQLSFSLIFSYLFMPLAFMMGVSYEDSFIVAELIGIKTVLNELLAYQKMSKIIKLRNAGGPEYVDNVKQYISVHSEMIATYALCGFSNFASMGIAFGCMTNLAPGRQADIARCGIRALVAGSVSCFMTACIAGILYIPEVPEVLCAGFLSTHFNKSVVMNSSQLVACCTHLYTSVTVHEPWNITISEGFNESSLRQCCLLTPSAQFNCSLLL is encoded by the exons ATGGAGCTGATTGAACAAGAGGAGCTGAGGCaaagacacggcaaagtcaaCGAGGCCTTTATATCAGAT ATGCAAATGAATAATGACGGCGTTTGTGGGAAAGAAACGGGTGAAGAAAATAGCAAGGCAGGCCATCATGACAAAAG cataCTGGAGAAGAAAATGACGGCTTTTCAGGATTATTTGCACCAGCACAGCGATCAGATCATCCTGGTAGCCAAAATAGTTTTAGTAACAG CATTTCTTGTGATGGTAATAATAGCGTGTGTTCTGAACCTCCAACGGGCTCTCGGGCTGCTGATCCTCACGTTACTGGCTGTATTCTTCTACGTCTGGGACTGGCTCATGAAGCGTTACGGCAGTTGGATGTGGGAGGCGAGCTCCTCCATCAGATGCCTTCTCAGCAGgagctgggtttggatgagatG GGTTGCACTCGTGTCCCTGCTGGTATTCGTGGTTTTGTGGTTGGCCCTGGACACAGCTCAGAGAGGGCCCAGGCAGATGGTGTCTTTCCTCGGTTTGCTCCTTTTAATCTTCTTGATGCTCCTGTTCTCCAAACATCCATTCAAG TGGTCTTGGCGGGTTTTGGTGTCGGGGATTTTGATCCAGTTCATCATCGCCCTGCTTATCTTCAGAACCTCGACTGGCGACTCGGCCCTGAAGTGGGCTGCAAACAAAGTCGAG ATTCTCTTCGCCTTCGAAGATGTTGGGTCGAGGTTTGTATTTGGCGAGAAATTCACCGACCACCCATTTGTCTTCAAG GTGATGCCTGTGTTACTTTTTTTAAGTTCCATTATCTCGGTCCTCTACTACATCGGCTTCATGCCCTGGCTCATCTGCAAG ATTGGCTACGCAATGCAGGTTACCATGGGAACAACGCCGGTGGAATCAGTGGTTGCAGCTGGAACTATATTTCTGGGCCAG GCGGAGTCTCTGATTCTGGTCCATCCCTACATCAGCAGGTTAACGCTCTCAGAGATCCACACGTTGATGACAGTAGGCTTGGCTGGCATCTCCGGCACCATGCTTGCAGCGTACATCTCCCTCGGG GTGAAGGCAACATACGTGCTGACAGCAACAGTCATGACCGCTCCAGCCTCCCTGGCTGTTGGCAAGATCTTCTGGCCTGAAACGGAGACCTCTCAAgtcaaagatgaagaggacATCAAAACGAACAT AGAGACCAACACCACTGTGATCGAGGCAGCATCCACCGGTGCGACCTCTGCTGTGGGCCTGGCGGTAACCATTGTGGTCAACCTCATGGTCTTCATATCCTTGATATCTTTCCTCGATGGCGTTCTCTCCTGGTTTGGAGGATTGTTTGACTTCCCGCAGCTCAGCTTCTCG CTTATTTTCTCCTACTTGTTCATGCCTCTGGCCTTCATGATGGGCGTTTCCTATGAGGACAGCTTCATTGTTGCTGAGCTGATCGGTATAAAGACAGTTCTGAATGAGTTATTAGCCTATCAAAAAATGTCCAAGATAATTAAGCTGCGAAATGCGGGAGGACCTGAATACGTGGACAATGTAAAGCAGTACATTTCT GTTCATTCTGAAATGATTGCAACCTACGCGTTGTGCGGATTTTCCAACTTTGCTTCCATGGGCATCGCGTTTGGATGCATGA CAAACCTTGCTCCAGGCAGACAGGCCGACATCGCCAGGTGTGGCATCAGAGCTTTGGTCGCTGGCAGCGTTTCGTGTTTCATGACCGCCTGTATTGCAG GCATTTTGTACATCCCTGAGGTTCCTGAAGTTCTGTGTGCAGGTTTCCTGAGCACACACTTCAACAAAAGTGTTGTGATGAACAGCTCACAGCTGGTCGCCTGCTGCACCCACCTGTACACCAG TGTGACAGTGCATGAGCCGTGGAACATAACAATCAGCGAGGGATTCAACGAGAGCAGCCTGCGGCAGTGCTGTCTGCTCACGCCCTCTGCACAATTTAACTGCAGCCTCCTTCTCTGA
- the LOC130525543 gene encoding solute carrier family 28 member 3-like isoform X1, with protein sequence MELIEQEELRQRHGKVNEAFISDEQMQMNNDGVCGKETGEENSKAGHHDKSILEKKMTAFQDYLHQHSDQIILVAKIVLVTAFLVMVIIACVLNLQRALGLLILTLLAVFFYVWDWLMKRYGSWMWEASSSIRCLLSRSWVWMRWVALVSLLVFVVLWLALDTAQRGPRQMVSFLGLLLLIFLMLLFSKHPFKWSWRVLVSGILIQFIIALLIFRTSTGDSALKWAANKVEILFAFEDVGSRFVFGEKFTDHPFVFKVMPVLLFLSSIISVLYYIGFMPWLICKIGYAMQVTMGTTPVESVVAAGTIFLGQAESLILVHPYISRLTLSEIHTLMTVGLAGISGTMLAAYISLGVKATYVLTATVMTAPASLAVGKIFWPETETSQVKDEEDIKTNIETNTTVIEAASTGATSAVGLAVTIVVNLMVFISLISFLDGVLSWFGGLFDFPQLSFSLIFSYLFMPLAFMMGVSYEDSFIVAELIGIKTVLNELLAYQKMSKIIKLRNAGGPEYVDNVKQYISVHSEMIATYALCGFSNFASMGIAFGCMTNLAPGRQADIARCGIRALVAGSVSCFMTACIAGILYIPEVPEVLCAGFLSTHFNKSVVMNSSQLVACCTHLYTSVTVHEPWNITISEGFNESSLRQCCLLTPSAQFNCSLLL encoded by the exons ATGGAGCTGATTGAACAAGAGGAGCTGAGGCaaagacacggcaaagtcaaCGAGGCCTTTATATCAGAT GAACAGATGCAAATGAATAATGACGGCGTTTGTGGGAAAGAAACGGGTGAAGAAAATAGCAAGGCAGGCCATCATGACAAAAG cataCTGGAGAAGAAAATGACGGCTTTTCAGGATTATTTGCACCAGCACAGCGATCAGATCATCCTGGTAGCCAAAATAGTTTTAGTAACAG CATTTCTTGTGATGGTAATAATAGCGTGTGTTCTGAACCTCCAACGGGCTCTCGGGCTGCTGATCCTCACGTTACTGGCTGTATTCTTCTACGTCTGGGACTGGCTCATGAAGCGTTACGGCAGTTGGATGTGGGAGGCGAGCTCCTCCATCAGATGCCTTCTCAGCAGgagctgggtttggatgagatG GGTTGCACTCGTGTCCCTGCTGGTATTCGTGGTTTTGTGGTTGGCCCTGGACACAGCTCAGAGAGGGCCCAGGCAGATGGTGTCTTTCCTCGGTTTGCTCCTTTTAATCTTCTTGATGCTCCTGTTCTCCAAACATCCATTCAAG TGGTCTTGGCGGGTTTTGGTGTCGGGGATTTTGATCCAGTTCATCATCGCCCTGCTTATCTTCAGAACCTCGACTGGCGACTCGGCCCTGAAGTGGGCTGCAAACAAAGTCGAG ATTCTCTTCGCCTTCGAAGATGTTGGGTCGAGGTTTGTATTTGGCGAGAAATTCACCGACCACCCATTTGTCTTCAAG GTGATGCCTGTGTTACTTTTTTTAAGTTCCATTATCTCGGTCCTCTACTACATCGGCTTCATGCCCTGGCTCATCTGCAAG ATTGGCTACGCAATGCAGGTTACCATGGGAACAACGCCGGTGGAATCAGTGGTTGCAGCTGGAACTATATTTCTGGGCCAG GCGGAGTCTCTGATTCTGGTCCATCCCTACATCAGCAGGTTAACGCTCTCAGAGATCCACACGTTGATGACAGTAGGCTTGGCTGGCATCTCCGGCACCATGCTTGCAGCGTACATCTCCCTCGGG GTGAAGGCAACATACGTGCTGACAGCAACAGTCATGACCGCTCCAGCCTCCCTGGCTGTTGGCAAGATCTTCTGGCCTGAAACGGAGACCTCTCAAgtcaaagatgaagaggacATCAAAACGAACAT AGAGACCAACACCACTGTGATCGAGGCAGCATCCACCGGTGCGACCTCTGCTGTGGGCCTGGCGGTAACCATTGTGGTCAACCTCATGGTCTTCATATCCTTGATATCTTTCCTCGATGGCGTTCTCTCCTGGTTTGGAGGATTGTTTGACTTCCCGCAGCTCAGCTTCTCG CTTATTTTCTCCTACTTGTTCATGCCTCTGGCCTTCATGATGGGCGTTTCCTATGAGGACAGCTTCATTGTTGCTGAGCTGATCGGTATAAAGACAGTTCTGAATGAGTTATTAGCCTATCAAAAAATGTCCAAGATAATTAAGCTGCGAAATGCGGGAGGACCTGAATACGTGGACAATGTAAAGCAGTACATTTCT GTTCATTCTGAAATGATTGCAACCTACGCGTTGTGCGGATTTTCCAACTTTGCTTCCATGGGCATCGCGTTTGGATGCATGA CAAACCTTGCTCCAGGCAGACAGGCCGACATCGCCAGGTGTGGCATCAGAGCTTTGGTCGCTGGCAGCGTTTCGTGTTTCATGACCGCCTGTATTGCAG GCATTTTGTACATCCCTGAGGTTCCTGAAGTTCTGTGTGCAGGTTTCCTGAGCACACACTTCAACAAAAGTGTTGTGATGAACAGCTCACAGCTGGTCGCCTGCTGCACCCACCTGTACACCAG TGTGACAGTGCATGAGCCGTGGAACATAACAATCAGCGAGGGATTCAACGAGAGCAGCCTGCGGCAGTGCTGTCTGCTCACGCCCTCTGCACAATTTAACTGCAGCCTCCTTCTCTGA